The nucleotide window GAGCAAGCTCCTCTGTGCTACCGTCCGACTTGCATGTGTTAGGCCTGCCGCCAGCGTTCAATCTGAGCCATGATCAAACTCTTCAATTTAAAGTTTGATTTGCTGCAACGAGTGCAGCGATGCTCTGTGAATTAAACTTCGTAATGAATTACGTGTTCACTCAGCAGAGTCTTGATATTTTTTCAAGCCCGGAGGCTTGTGATATCAATCCCGTGAGTGCCCACACAGATTGTCTGATAAATTGTTAAAGAGCGGTGCGACGCGGCGTACTGCCTGCTGTCGCGAGGTGGCGTATATTACGCTTTCCTCCTTCAGAGTCAACCTCTTTTTCAGAGGTTTTTCTCCGGCGGGGTGAATCGCTTCACGCCCTGCTGAGCCGCCTGCGTTGCCGCTTTGCCGTCTCAGTGGTGGCGCATTATAGGGATCCGGATTTTTTGCACAACCCCTTTTTTCGATCTTTTTTACTGAGTGGCGAGTTTTCACTCTTTTCGCTGCGATCGCGAGCGATCCGCTCAATAATCATCTTGTTTATCAGCAAAATTCGCCGCACGCTGGCCATACATACACAGAAGGAGAAGGATCATGTCTGTCGCTTTACGACCTTATAAGCAGCATTATCCCCGCACAGGCGATCGCGTTATGGTAGATGACAGCAGCGTGGTCGTCGGGAATGTGCTACTTGCTGATGACGTCAGCATCTGGCCACTGGTGGCGATTCGCGGTGATGTAAACCAGGTCGTTATCGGTAAAAGAAGTAATATTCAGGACGGCAGCGTATTACACGTTACACATAAATCGGCCAGCAACCCGGAAGGGCATCCGCTGATTATCGGCGAGGACGTCACGGTCGGACATAAAGCGATGCTGCACGGCTGCCATATTGGCAATCGTGTACTGGTGGGGATGGGATCGATCGTACTGGATGGCGCGATCATCGAAGATGATGTGATGATTGGTGCCGGTAGTCTGGTGCCACCCGGAAAACGTCTGGAGAGCGGCTTTCTCTATTTAGGCAGCCCGGTAAAGCAGGTGCGACCGCTCAGCGAGGCTGAGATTGCCGGCCTGCTCTATTCAGCCGGCAATTACGTTGGCTGGAAAGATGAGTATCTGCGTCAGGATAACCATACCCAACCCTGATCGCTGACCTCTTCTTCACGGATCAGCTGTTCTGCTTCGTCTTCCAGATCCCAGCGATGGGCTGTAAACAGCGCCATCGCTTCTCCCGCACCGTAGCGTGAACGCAGCCTTTCCAGAGTAATGGCACAGGTCAGTCCCATGCCATTCACCAGCACCGGAAAGATGACCGCCTGCTGAGCCGCATCCCAGCTTTCGCAATCGGGAAACTGAATAGCCTGATTCATGACTGCATGGCCTGCTGCAGATGGGCAATCACCGGCGTGATGTCAGGCATCACGTTATGCCATAACTGAAATGCGTGAGCCGCCTGCCCCACCAGCATTCCCGTTCCGTCGGCCAGTTGTAGCGCACCGTGCTGCTGACACCACTGCAGAAACGGCGTCAGTCCCTGCTGATAAAACATATCGTAGCAGCACACTTCTCCGCTTATCAGCGAATCGGGTAAGAGCGGCACTTTGCCTTCTACGCCGCTGGACGTCGCATTGATAACCAAATCAAAAGTTTGTCCCGCCAGCTGAGAAAACGTCAGCGCTTGTATCTCGCCGCAATGCTGAAAAACCTCGGCCAGCTGCTGTGCACGCTCAACCGTGCGGTTGACCACCACCAGCGAGCAATTCAATGAAAGCAGGGGCAGGATGACACCGCGTGCGGCACCGCCGGCACCCACCAGCAGGATACGATTGCCAGGATGGATCATCTGCAAACGCTGCAGATCGCTCAACAGGCCAATGCCATCGGTGTTATCACCAAACACTGTGCCGTCGGCGTTTTTCTTCAGGGTATTAACGGCTCCGGATAACGCAGCACGTTCACTCAGCGTATCCGCAAGCTCCCAGGCCTGCTGCTTAAACGGTAATGTTACGTTGCAGCCTTTTCCGCCGGCAGCAAAGAAGTCGGTTATGGCGCGGGGAAAAGCGTCAAGGGGCGCACAGACGCGCCCATAGGTATGCTCAATACCGGTTTGCCGGGCAAACATGGCATGAATCAGAGGCGATTTACTGTGGGCAATGGGGTTGCCAAAAACTGCATATTGTTCCATCAATTAACCCTGACGAATGAGTTCACCGCTAATCGCGTCACGTATTTCAGAGGGATTACGTCGTCCGCCTGTTTCCGCCTGCAAGACCGGAAATTGCGGGCCAAACTGCAGCGCTACCTCAGCAGCAGTGCGGCACGGCGGCTCGCCAGAGAGATTAGCGCTGGTTGAAACCAGCGGTTTGCCGAAGCCACGGCACAGCGCCTGAACATCCGGATGATCGCTGACGCGCACCGCCAGCGAATCAAACCGCCCTGTCAGCCAGCGCGGCGTCTGCGGTAACGCCGGCACCACATAAGTGACCGGACCGGGCCAGCTGGCAAACATGCGCTCCCGTTGCTCTGCGGACAGTGCGTGATCGGCAATATAAGGCAGTAACTGCGTGTAATCGGCAGCAATCAAAATCAGCCCCTTTTCAACCGGACGCTGTTTCAGAGCCAGCAACGCCATGACGGCGCTTTCACTATCCGGATCACATCCCAGTCCGAATACCGCTTCGGTGGGATAGGCAATCACCTGCTGCTGGTGAAGTTGATCGATGCAGAAGTCGAGGCTTCCTGGTGAATGCATACTTTGTTTCATGATGACTCTTCATTGCGGGCAACGGCTTTGCCGCAGCGTTTGCTGGCGCAGAAGCGCTTCATGCCCTGGGCTGTTTTCTTTTCAATCAGTAATGGAAACTGGCAATGGGGACAGACGCCTTCAACAGGCGTGGCATTGACGGCAAACTGACATTCAGGATAGCGATCGCACGCGTGAAAGGTTTTGCCATAGCGCGAACGACGTTGCACCAGTTTACCGCTGGCGCACTGCGGGCAAGCAATGGCCGTTTCGTCTGGCTTATCGATGGTTTCGGTATAGTCGCAGTCCGGATAGTGGCTGCAGCCTACGAACATACCAAACCGCCCCTGGCGCAAGACTTTATCTGCACCGCACTGTGGGCAGGCGTGGCCTTCCAGCACTTTAACAACGTGCCCGTCGCCCTGCGCTTTTAGCGGCCGGATATAGTCACAGGTGGGGTAATTCACACACCCCAGGAAAGGGCCATGTTTTCCGCTGCGTATGACCAGTTCTGCCCCGCAAGCGGGGCAGGGATCGTGTTTACGCACGGTGAAAAGTGCTGGTTTACTCATAGAACCCAATGCATTAATCGCAAATTAATGCAGCATACCTTCATTGACGTCGAATAACAGTTCTTCCATTTGCTGATAGGCATTTTCACATCCGGGAATGTTAAACAACACCATCAGCACCACCCATTTGAGATCTTCCAGATCGAATTCCAGGGTATCAAGGGCCATGACCCGCTCGATGACCATTTCGCGCGTTTCCATATTCAGCACCTGGATCTGCTCCAGAAACAGAACGAAACCGCGGCATTCGGCATCCAGACGCTGGCTTTCCTCTTCCGTGTAGATTCGCATTGAGAGCGGATCGTTAGCCAGCAGTACTGGCGCAACCAGCCCATCCTGATAGTCCGCTAATCGTTCAAGCCAATTCAACGCATTGTAGATATCTTCGCGATGAAAACCGGCATCGGTTAAATCATCGGTCAATTTATCCTGGTCAACGCGCATTTCCGCTTCGTTGTGGATATAAGTCTCAAACAAGTACATAAGTACGTCGAACATGGCATGCCCTCCTCAATCGGACATAGCCGCCGGGTACAGCTGCGATCCATCCTGCTAACTCCAGCTCCAGCAATTGCGCTGCGATAACTGGCACAGGTTGGCCGGCACGTTCAGCGACGACGTCAACAGGTGTAACCTCATCACCTACGTTAGCCAACACGCCTGCAAATGGCAATGGAACATCGTCACTGTGTTGTGAATATATTGTTTCCGAACTGCTAACCGGCAGCCACTGCAGCGTAGAGTGCAAATCTTCCAGAATCGCGCCGGGATGCGACACCAGCAGGGCACCCTGTTGTATCAGCCAGTGCGTGCCTTCACTCCCCGGGTTGCCCAGTGCGCCAGGCAGCGCATAGACGTTACGATTCTGCTCCAGGGCATAACGCGCGGTGACCAATGAGCCGCTTTTCAGCGAAGCCTCCACCACCAGCACACCCAGGCTGAGACCGCTAATGATGCGATTACGCCGCGGGAAATTAACGGCAAGCGGTGGGGCCTCAAGGGGTTGTTCAGAGATCAGTGCGCCGCCGCTATCGATAATGCTGTTCGCCAGTGCCTGATGATTTTTCGGATAGATATGCTTCAGCCCGCTGCCGAGGACGGCCACCGTTGTGCCCTGTGCATCCAGCGCTGCGCGGTGTGCGATGCCATCAATGCCGCGCGCCAGACCGCTGGTTATGGTTAAGCCACTAAGGGAAAGCTGCTGAGTAAACCAGCTGCCCCACTGCCGGCCATAGGGGGAACAGTGGCGGCTGCCTACTACCGCCAGCTGCGGTGTCATCAGTGAGCGCAGATCGCCTGCGACATAAAGCACCGCCGGATAGCGGCTGATTTCGGTCAGCGATTGCGGGTAGCTTTCATCACAGCAGGCAATCAGATGATGGTGATTCGTAAGCAGCCACTGCTGCACCCTCTCCAGCTGACGCGAACCGGGCGCGAAAAACTGTTGCCGCTGTGTGGCATCCAGCCCGTGCTGCTGCAGCCAGTCATCATCCACCTCATCGGCGCACTGTAATGCCCGCGCAAAACGTTGCGCACGTTGGCCGCATAGTCCATGCACATTTGCCAGCCTGAGTAACCCTTCGATCCTTTCCATAGCGCGCTCCCTGCCAGCCGTCTCCGAT belongs to Candidatus Pantoea soli and includes:
- the tsaC gene encoding L-threonylcarbamoyladenylate synthase type 1 TsaC → MKQSMHSPGSLDFCIDQLHQQQVIAYPTEAVFGLGCDPDSESAVMALLALKQRPVEKGLILIAADYTQLLPYIADHALSAEQRERMFASWPGPVTYVVPALPQTPRWLTGRFDSLAVRVSDHPDVQALCRGFGKPLVSTSANLSGEPPCRTAAEVALQFGPQFPVLQAETGGRRNPSEIRDAISGELIRQG
- a CDS encoding DNA topoisomerase family protein — translated: MSKPALFTVRKHDPCPACGAELVIRSGKHGPFLGCVNYPTCDYIRPLKAQGDGHVVKVLEGHACPQCGADKVLRQGRFGMFVGCSHYPDCDYTETIDKPDETAIACPQCASGKLVQRRSRYGKTFHACDRYPECQFAVNATPVEGVCPHCQFPLLIEKKTAQGMKRFCASKRCGKAVARNEESS
- the smg gene encoding DUF494 family protein Smg, translated to MFDVLMYLFETYIHNEAEMRVDQDKLTDDLTDAGFHREDIYNALNWLERLADYQDGLVAPVLLANDPLSMRIYTEEESQRLDAECRGFVLFLEQIQVLNMETREMVIERVMALDTLEFDLEDLKWVVLMVLFNIPGCENAYQQMEELLFDVNEGMLH
- the dprA gene encoding DNA-protecting protein DprA, which produces MERIEGLLRLANVHGLCGQRAQRFARALQCADEVDDDWLQQHGLDATQRQQFFAPGSRQLERVQQWLLTNHHHLIACCDESYPQSLTEISRYPAVLYVAGDLRSLMTPQLAVVGSRHCSPYGRQWGSWFTQQLSLSGLTITSGLARGIDGIAHRAALDAQGTTVAVLGSGLKHIYPKNHQALANSIIDSGGALISEQPLEAPPLAVNFPRRNRIISGLSLGVLVVEASLKSGSLVTARYALEQNRNVYALPGALGNPGSEGTHWLIQQGALLVSHPGAILEDLHSTLQWLPVSSSETIYSQHSDDVPLPFAGVLANVGDEVTPVDVVAERAGQPVPVIAAQLLELELAGWIAAVPGGYVRLRRACHVRRTYVLV
- a CDS encoding DUF1488 domain-containing protein, with the translated sequence MNQAIQFPDCESWDAAQQAVIFPVLVNGMGLTCAITLERLRSRYGAGEAMALFTAHRWDLEDEAEQLIREEEVSDQGWVWLS
- a CDS encoding gamma carbonic anhydrase family protein is translated as MSVALRPYKQHYPRTGDRVMVDDSSVVVGNVLLADDVSIWPLVAIRGDVNQVVIGKRSNIQDGSVLHVTHKSASNPEGHPLIIGEDVTVGHKAMLHGCHIGNRVLVGMGSIVLDGAIIEDDVMIGAGSLVPPGKRLESGFLYLGSPVKQVRPLSEAEIAGLLYSAGNYVGWKDEYLRQDNHTQP
- the aroE gene encoding shikimate dehydrogenase is translated as MEQYAVFGNPIAHSKSPLIHAMFARQTGIEHTYGRVCAPLDAFPRAITDFFAAGGKGCNVTLPFKQQAWELADTLSERAALSGAVNTLKKNADGTVFGDNTDGIGLLSDLQRLQMIHPGNRILLVGAGGAARGVILPLLSLNCSLVVVNRTVERAQQLAEVFQHCGEIQALTFSQLAGQTFDLVINATSSGVEGKVPLLPDSLISGEVCCYDMFYQQGLTPFLQWCQQHGALQLADGTGMLVGQAAHAFQLWHNVMPDITPVIAHLQQAMQS